AGATGATTAatctaaaatagttaaaatataattttaaattatgcatTCTAAATACTACCcaaaatcttaattttaaaatatatccaTTTAGAATATTTTCAGAATGTGtaatttgaagaagaaaaaaagtaatatacTCTGAATTACATTTTCTGAATTATTTTTACTGCAGGAAAGTggataaagaaaatataaatacacaGGAATTAATCAATTAGGCAATGGTTAAGTCCATTACTGAGTGAGCTTAGTATATGTTATATTTAGAAACAGCAAGAGATATATTTGAATACTtatttgagtaaaaaaaattataatagcagacaatattttcttcattcaaCAGTGTTGCATTGAGGTTATATCTCAGTCATTTAATTTATTCTCATCCCTTAAGTATAGTCTGTAAATTGTGCCTGATTAATTGATATCTTTTAATTATCTGTATTAACATGCAGAAAAAGATGTGATTTTTCCAAAATGTGTTGAAAGAAAACTTGGGGAAATTATTGAAAATGAGTCAGAGACAGCAGTTTCATTGTTATTCTTTTATTAACTCTCAACTTACATAGCAGGGAAGTTATTAACCAAAAGGTCTTTGGTCTCTGCAATTCAAGTTAGGACCATATGTGACCTTAAAAGTGTCACAGTATCTCTTGTAAAACCCTATCCTATCACCTGAAGCTGGAGTAGGACCTTTCCCACATTCAAGCCCACCATTGATGATGTTGGTGATGACACCAAAACCTGGGGCTCTGTTAGCTGCCACGTCAGCAGAAGATGGGGTCCACCTGTTAGTGATCACATCATGGCATGAGGGCTTATTACCCTGTGGGGTCATCCAGAACCATAGGGCTGTCTTGAATGATACCACTGCATCTCTTGCCACCAAGTCTGGATTGTTTATCAAGTCCACTCCTAGGGCTCTTCCAGCTTGATTATAGTTGTAGTTGCTGTTTCTCAAACAACATCAAAAATTACATTCTATTGCATCAAAAATCTCTTTTCATCAACCACAACTTTCGATTTATTCAATGTACTTACTGTGTCAGTTGAATTGGCCCTCGACCATAGTATGATTTTCCTGCGGGACATGGTGCATTCCCATCACAGTACCTGTTGGATTTATCTCTTTCTGTCACAAAGCAATAACCCCATGCATATGGTCCATCTGGCGAAGTTGGTGATCCTCCTGTATCACACATCACATCaaacatgttttattttttcaacaaCATCTAAACAACAATAGCAATATATTGGATTATGTAACAACAATAACTAAGTTGTGTTTAGTAAAACCTGTGGTTTCATGAGATGTTTGAGCCAGAAAAGCTGCAACCTCCCTCTTACGAGTGTTGGAATCACCCGTGGTACCAAACGCACCATAGGATCTGGCAGCAGTGATAAAAGCATTGTAGCTGTAGAAACCCTTGCCCTCACAAGCTTGATCATTTCGGTGTTTTAGTAATTGCTCAAACAGAGAAGCACTGATTACACTTCCAACATCATCACCAACAGCACTTCGAAAATACGATGAGGTTACTAGGATATAGGCTAATAACGCTAAGGCAAAAGTGTGTAATTTCATATTTGCCTTTGTTTTGTGTTATGAACTAAAGGGTGTGTGTGTTAGCAGGTGAGGCTAAAGGGTATATATATAGTATCAAATTTCAGCGTCTTTCCCTCGATGTTTGTTCTTAAAATACGGTATGTGATGGCATCTTTAGAAAACAAGCGGTGGATTTTGTTATAGTTCACACTATTTAGCGGTGGATTTTGTTTAGTTCACACTATTTTTCATCTCATTTATGaaaaaaggatttaaaaaatactcaatCCACTTGCATtttcaagaaaagaaagagtGAAAGACAGAGAGTTACGGAGTAAAAGTCAGCTGATTGTGTTTTCGTTAGTTTTTGAGAGATTTAGTCGTGCTTGTGGAACTTTAGGTGGAAGAGACTTCTTCGGTGCTCTTCTTTTTTCTCTCCTTTAAACCATTGTTTCATCctctaaatatgaaaataagatATGCTAAAGAATGGAAGGGAGAGGGACAAAGAGGTATGGAGTGAATGTGAGTTGAGGATAAGTTAATAGATTCAAATAAAGAACACATTGTGTGAGTGTTGCTACTTCACAATGTTTTCACTAACCACGGTACCTTTCACTAACACAAGTCAATTCCACTACTAATATGCTCTGGAGCATGATGATCAAAACTTCTTCCTTGAATTGCATGTCAcattctaaatttaattatttcacacaaataatttttaatttttttttccgcTTCAATTTATGTGTGGGCCAGACCCACGTATAGTTGGCCAGGCCGACGCAAACTTTgatttcactttttttatttttattttgttgaccAGTCAAAGATATTACATCTGTGTTTTTGTCGGTCAAATTGATGCATGCATGTGTTTTTGATACATTTGTGTCGGTGTGGCTGAAGTCACTGGCAACAATATTACGTTCCTTTTTACGTCGGTCTAACGATCTTCGCATTCATCTCACATTGGCTTGGCCATGCAAATTGTGCCGCTCGTGATAGTAGACGTAAAATGTACTTTGCTTCTGCGCTATTTTAGTATGCTACTTGACCGACGCAAATTTAACATGTTTTGGTCAATTTTGGTTCATTTGCGTCTTTTTTTTTCGACAAAAATACACTATTTTCTTTGTAAtggtttatgaaaatttaagGATTATTTCATATTATGAAAATTTTCTCTTATACTCATATGCTAAATGGAAAgagaaaatactaaaaaaatgtgTCAATGCCTTACATTTTTATGCTAAATGGAAAgagaaaatactaaaaaattgtCAATGCCTTACATTTTCAAGGAGAAAAAGAAGGAGAaataaagagttttttttttatcagcaatgaatgaataaaattaaaatgggacacttcaggggtgttCCAACCCGTATACATAATACAGATGCTTCTGGTTAAGATAAATCTCAAGTACCGGCTAATACATTTAGAGCACCCAAAAACTACTGCATAAAGCATGGGCATAACCTAACAAACTACTAGGATCAAAATTGCCCTTTCCAACACGCTTCAACCACAACCAACAAGTTTATGGCTGCATCTCCATTGAATGGAAGGAAAGCGTTTAACCATAAGCAGTTTTCAGAAGAAATCAGATTCAAAACACAAAAGATTATGATAGCAGCTCACCAGCCCAACATTTGAGAGCCAAAACCATATTCCACTAGCACCTCTCCTATTCTACACTTTAGACCAGTCTTAACTCCAGAGCTACCATCAAGTGGATTCATTTAAAGGCATGACAAACGCATCAATTGCGTTTCGACATAGCATTCCATCCTCACATCCCCGAAACCCCTAAAACTACACCTGCGTAATGATCATAAAACCTGCACCTGCATAAGGTTCATGAGTCCAGCTCCAACAAACATCCTAGCTCCACCATGAGACTGCTAATAGAGTTGGTACCTACAGCTTCAGATTTGAGATATTCCTCATGACCAGCACTCATCACCAACAACAGTTACAACAGCTTTTAATCATGTTCACCAACATGACAGAGCACCTTACCAAACCTCCTTCATCTCAGTGTCATCCCTTTAGCCTGTCACGCACCCTCATCTTGATCGTGAGCACAACATCTTACTTGCAGTTCTTTAAGACTAAGATTGTCCAGTAATAATATTATGGATGAAGTGTATTGTTAGCATTGTGTGCGTACAAACACTAACTGCCAGTCACCCAACCCATCTTCCAGACCATACACTAGTTACACACATCCTAGCACATAACAGAAGTTGCCTCATACAAACCTTACTGGACTTGAATCTGCACTCATCAGTGAATACCTACAGCATATCATAGCCCCTTCTTGCAACGTTTCCCCTTCAATACCATATACCTTCCTCCAGATTCAGGACCACATCAGATCAGATATGCGCCCATTAAAATATCTGTAGTTGGGCCAAGATCATAACTCTCAATTAGGGGGCATCTTAGCCTTTTCAACCCCTCACCAGCCTGGCTAAGCTCCCTCGACATCCCACTAACGCCTCCACCCTTGTGAGAAATAAAgagttatgaaaaaaaatatttgattacGTTCTTTGTCGCATTCATGTTCcgtttcttatattttattcttataaagtaaaatattttgattttagttaatatgtattatatataattttcttgtttAGGGTTTATAATTTTCATGTTAGAATTTTCTTGTTTAATAAAATGGCAAATACCATCTAAATATgtcaaattcttcctgcaccatagcATTTTTTTGcactttcatattttaaaaaatacttaaattgtTCATTccgaattttattttttctattttgaattttacaatttaaaatataaaatttatattttcaattagaAAATTCAGAATATAAAATTTGCATTATAGAATTTGTAAcatttattcttaatttaataatttggaatataatttttatatttcgaATTCTAGTATCtgtaatacatttttttctGCTTCGAAAGTGAAGGTAGGAAATTGTTGCGACGGTGATGTTGGACATGGGTCATAAAAGATTGGGCAACTcttcatgataaaaaaaaagagagaagaaaataGGTGTTTTCTTCCTAAACCTCCATAgatcaagaaaaaaattatttaattaaccATTAAATTTGGATTATCAAAactaaaatgtattttcaaaatactttctaaattctataattcataatgtatttttttaaaacatattttagagTCTAGAAAGTATtttcacaataaaaaaacatgaataaaaaataaaataattttgatattttaagaaGTATGTGAGGCTGGAAgaatatggaggtgcaggaagaaaacaCACAGAAAATAAAGATGTCCAAAAGGAATTACccaaaataaattacaaatgaATTTTGCTTCCAGCACTTCCATAATTAGTAAACTACACCTTCAaattaagacaaaaaaaatattagaatatcCTTCCTCGTGCATCATGTTGCTTTTAGCTTCCTCCCACCTACAACTTCATTCTACATATGGCGTGAACTATTGGATTGTTTTATAAGCTATCATTTACATTTTGCAAAGCTTGTTCAGGAAATTCTTTTATAGAAAGGTCATTTCGAAACTCATTTCATGTGTTATGTGTTCtgaaaaattatgttagaaaaCTCATTTCAGAAGCTATCATTTACATTTTGAAAGGCTTTTTGTGAAAATTATGTTATGAAAAACTTGTTATAGAATGCATttctttggaaaacttgtccaaAAAAACTTACTATGAAAAGTCTTTTTTCCAAATATATCATATGTATTTAATGTGTTATGAAAtacttgtttttaaaaaattattttaaaaattctgtTACAAAAATCTTATTTTGTTATAGAATATTTTGGTAACATATAATCTAAAAGTCacttttaaaaatcttaaagtGCTGAGGCAAGAGTTGTTAAATCGGTGTAATTTGACTTGTGCAACACTTGTTTGCCTATAAAACACAAAAGGAAAAAATGACAAGTTTTGATTATGTAACATGTAAAAATTAAGCGTTGTCAAAATAGTTTTAGGATAATTGCTTTTTGCATTCAATATTTTTGAACCTACACCCAATATGATTAtgtgaaatgataaaaatatattttttagttttcaaataAGAGAAAGTGcataataaaatacattatgTATTGTGTATTCCATAATACATTTCCATATTTGAATTTGTGAAACActtttttaattccagaatcCCTTTTCCAAAATACattctcaaattttgtttttcaaatgtatttttttaattatgaaattaCTTTTTctgaaatgaaattttaattttccaattttattacaaaatttcattttccgaaacataaaaatatattagtaaggaaataataattatcaaattatacgcaattattgtatgtaattattgtacgatattgtacgcaattaatttaataattatagaatcctATGATTAGTAGATCCCTACCTAATTAGCTTGTAATTTTGAGAGAGAAAGTCTTcatacacttgtatatatttctTAAACACGGAATGATGtaaatacacataagagaataaaaacatctttatttttcttaccatcttatataattttcttatgtggtatcagagcaccgGTGCTCTGACAGCCGCTCCATTCTTATTCATTAAATAAGAGAGATCATGTCTGGCAAAGAAGGCACCAACGAGTCCGATAGAAATCTCGTACAAGGCTTCACTGCCGAAcaaattcagcaattggcaaAGACTATTTAGtcgctcaacaataacggtaaaagtgacaTGTTTGTTAGCGCTGCAGATATGCTTGCCCACAACTCATCTATTAATTATGCTTTTAcaaaaccatggattttggatagtgGAACAACCAATCAtattgcatctgattcacaattttttacacacacttcatcatcatttattccaAATGTTAAGCTGCCCACATGCTCAACTGCACCCATCTCATCTACgggcacaattaaattcaatggcAATATCATTCTCAAAGATGTTTCTTTGTGTCGTCTTTTTTCCACACGGTTGCGTTGGCTACAGGGAGTGATGGAGTATGCCTTCATTCGATTTGCGTTTTCTTTGGAGGAATGGCGGAATCATCAATTAAGGAAGATGAACAAGGAGCTCACGTAGATTTTTGGTTTCCTTAGAGATGCATGCTAGGTGTGGAGAGtaagtggtgaggccatctcacttggAATAGGTGAAAGATGAAGACTAAGTGTCTATCCTAGGGAGGTAGGAGACAATGAGTGAaattggcagcaattcactcttCATTAATCTTACCCAAAtcatgagccaagcacctccttTTATAGCAATGGAGGGCCAGAATTACAAAgccaaattcaaatgaaaatgAATTTGAAATTGGCGCCTAATTGTACTTAGCACATGGAGCATATTTAACATGTGATGGAAAACGTTTAGCACATGTAGCATATGGAACATGTGGAAAATGTGTACTCTTATCCATGACTTAATCATAACCGGCCTTGGTTAAATTAAGTGTTTTAGAATtcctaatttaacctaggttggtTTTCAGGTGCCAAATTTCATCTaaggaaaaattacaaataaaatttccTACTCTACTTTGACAAAAATTAAATCCTAATCTACACTAGAGTTATGGCATTTTAAACATATACAAGAAGGTTTCCCTGCCATCAGTAGAAGTATTCCAGTTTTCCTAAATCTTCTTGGTCATGGCTCTAGTGGTAGGCCCGAATCTTCTCTTTGTtaggcctcttccatcatcccctctctcttgaagaggatttgtcctcaaatccaatgcttcttcgtCTTCATTACTTCCAAAAGGAGTTAAATcaatgacattaaaagtatcatgtaCTCCGTACTCCGCAGGCAAGTCAAGCTTATATGCGTTATTGTTTATTCTtttgaggatttggaaaggtccatcaccccggggactaagtttggacttcctcttagttggaaatctatttttcctaagatgaagccaaactaaaTCTCCTTCTTCAAAGATTATctctctcttccccttattgctatgttttatatatttctctGTTTgctgttgtatttgttctttaatcctctcatgcattttcttaacaaattaaGCTTTTGtcactccttccttatgcacaaactCTTGTGGATTTGGAAGGGGCAACAAATCTAAAGGAGTAAGAGGATTAAacccatatacaacttcaaatggaaaaatattagtagttttatggactactctattgtatgcaaactcaatatggggaagatactcatcccaagatctATGGTTACCCTTCATGACTGTCCtaagcatagtagaaagagatcGATTTACAACTTCCGTTtgaccatccgtttgaggatgacaagaagttgagaatTGAAGTTTAGTTCCAAGCCTTTCCCAAAGGGTTCTCCAAAAATGACTTATAAATTTCGGATCTCTATCCGAAACTATGCTTCTAGGTAGtccatgaagtcttaccacttctctaaagaagagtttggaAATATTATTAGCTTCATCCACCTTGTGGCAGGGAATAAAATGTGCCATTTTACTAAACCTATCCACAACCTCAAAAATGGAATTAAAACCTCTTGtcgtcctaggaagtcctagaataaaatccatgctaatgtcttcccatagagcacttgcaaaaggtaaaggagtatagagtccatgagacattgttttagatttagcttttaaacatgatatgcatctaAAACAATGTCTTTGAACGTCTATTCTCatatgtggccaaaagaattttccttttaaaagctctagagttttatcaactccaaaatggcccatgagacctTCTTCATGAGATTCTTTTACAAGAAGTTGTCTATGTGTTCCTTGAGGTATGTagagtttttcttctttaaaaagatatcccctAGACATATAAAATcctccttgtgctctatgttcaCTTTTAGCAAAGATGGATGCAAAATCCTGATCTTCTTTGTAAAGTTCAATTATGCtttcaaatccaagaatctGGGCTCGAAGTTTTGAAAAGAGGGCAtgtctccttgagagagcatcAACCACAATGTTTGTACTGctcttcttgtatttgataacataaggaaattgttaaAGAAATTTCATCCATTTTGCATGTCGTTTGTTCAACTTATGCTGacccttcaaatattttaaagactcatgatcactatgaatgacAAATTCTTTAGAAACTAGATAGTGCTCCCAAGTTTTtaaggccctcacaagtgcataaaactctttatcataggtggggtagttgagggtggcaccatggagtttttcactg
The sequence above is a segment of the Phaseolus vulgaris cultivar G19833 chromosome 2, P. vulgaris v2.0, whole genome shotgun sequence genome. Coding sequences within it:
- the LOC137811014 gene encoding endochitinase-like, with the translated sequence MKLHTFALALLAYILVTSSYFRSAVGDDVGSVISASLFEQLLKHRNDQACEGKGFYSYNAFITAARSYGAFGTTGDSNTRKREVAAFLAQTSHETTGGSPTSPDGPYAWGYCFVTERDKSNRYCDGNAPCPAGKSYYGRGPIQLTHNYNYNQAGRALGVDLINNPDLVARDAVVSFKTALWFWMTPQGNKPSCHDVITNRWTPSSADVAANRAPGFGVITNIINGGLECGKGPTPASGDRIGFYKRYCDTFKVTYGPNLNCRDQRPFG